In Clostridium sporogenes, one genomic interval encodes:
- the modA gene encoding molybdate ABC transporter substrate-binding protein produces the protein MKKFLSILIIGTLSLGLFGCANGKVEEKKEDTSSKKESKENLDITVSAAASLTEALTEIQKKYEKETGAKVSITFDASGTIQKQIEQGAPTDLFISASKKNMDKLQEEKLIDNDTRKDLLGNKLVLIVSEENKDKKIEKVSDLKSIDSKLAIGEPEAVPAGKYAKEAIEYYKLWDVLKDKIVYGKSVKQVAKYVESGEAAAGIVYNNDAKVLKKSYIKYTFDEKSHKPIVYPMAVVKNSKNKEGSKKFAEYIQTKEAQDIFIKYGFDYIAK, from the coding sequence TTGAAAAAATTTTTGAGTATTTTAATTATAGGCACTTTATCATTGGGACTATTTGGATGTGCTAATGGAAAAGTAGAAGAAAAAAAGGAAGATACATCCAGTAAGAAAGAATCTAAAGAAAATCTTGATATAACTGTATCTGCAGCTGCAAGTTTAACAGAGGCCTTAACAGAGATACAAAAAAAATATGAAAAAGAAACAGGAGCTAAAGTTTCAATAACTTTTGATGCTTCTGGTACAATTCAAAAGCAAATAGAACAAGGAGCTCCAACGGATTTATTTATATCAGCATCTAAGAAGAATATGGACAAATTGCAGGAAGAAAAATTAATAGATAATGATACAAGAAAAGATTTATTAGGAAATAAACTTGTTTTAATCGTATCTGAAGAAAATAAAGATAAAAAAATTGAAAAAGTATCTGATTTAAAAAGTATTGATTCTAAATTAGCTATAGGAGAACCTGAAGCTGTTCCAGCAGGAAAATATGCAAAAGAAGCGATAGAATACTATAAATTGTGGGATGTTTTAAAAGATAAAATTGTATATGGTAAATCTGTAAAACAAGTTGCTAAGTATGTAGAAAGTGGAGAAGCTGCTGCAGGAATAGTTTATAACAATGATGCTAAGGTATTAAAGAAAAGTTACATAAAATATACTTTTGATGAAAAATCTCATAAGCCTATTGTTTATCCAATGGCAGTAGTTAAAAATAGTAAAAATAAAGAGGGATCAAAGAAATTTGCAGAATATATTCAAACAAAAGAAGCTCAAGATATATTTATAAAATATGGATTTGATTATATAGC